A single genomic interval of Armatimonadota bacterium harbors:
- a CDS encoding sigma-70 family RNA polymerase sigma factor, which yields MPKRSHDVSEGNAVQSWMNRVGRKPLLKAHEEIGLARLCQSGDDAAAERLAEANYRLVVSVAKRFRGLGVPFEDLIQEGNIGLLRAVEKFDPTRGVRFSTYATPWIYQAVTRAVVNQGRSIRLPNNVARLTLKVSHVAQTLRQELGREPTNEEIADASGLPAELVQELSTLATQTVSLDAPLSDDTDEMLGDLLADTQATPTPEPGEEWKQETVEDMLQRLDPREREIVRLRFGLDGGGERTLADVGKRVHLSKERIRQIEHQALQKLRHQAAG from the coding sequence ATGCCGAAGAGATCCCATGACGTTTCCGAAGGAAATGCAGTCCAGTCCTGGATGAACCGAGTGGGCCGAAAGCCGCTGCTTAAGGCACACGAGGAAATTGGGCTGGCCAGGCTGTGCCAGAGCGGCGATGACGCGGCGGCGGAACGGCTTGCCGAAGCCAACTACCGCCTCGTGGTAAGCGTTGCCAAGCGTTTCCGGGGCCTTGGCGTCCCCTTCGAAGACCTTATCCAGGAAGGCAATATCGGCCTGCTGCGCGCCGTTGAGAAGTTCGACCCCACGCGCGGTGTCCGGTTCTCGACCTACGCCACGCCCTGGATTTACCAGGCCGTCACGCGCGCCGTCGTGAATCAGGGGCGAAGCATCCGCCTTCCCAACAACGTGGCCCGCCTCACACTCAAAGTGTCGCACGTGGCGCAGACTCTCCGACAGGAGCTGGGGCGCGAACCCACGAACGAAGAGATCGCGGACGCCAGCGGGCTGCCCGCGGAACTCGTGCAGGAGCTGTCCACCCTGGCGACCCAGACCGTGAGCCTCGACGCGCCGTTGAGCGACGATACCGACGAAATGCTCGGCGATTTACTTGCAGATACGCAGGCGACACCGACACCGGAGCCGGGCGAGGAGTGGAAGCAGGAGACTGTCGAAGACATGCTTCAGAGGCTGGATCCGCGCGAGCGCGAGATCGTGAGGCTGCGTTTCGGGTTGGATGGCGGCGGCGAGCGAACGCTTGCGGACGTGGGGAAGCGGGTTCACCTCAGCAAGGAACGCATCCGCCAGATCGAGCATCAGGCGCTGCAGAAATTGCGCCACCAGGCAGCAGGATGA
- a CDS encoding LCP family protein: MPRPLDLFVPSRTLNTTAHQPWRTSHGELVTKRRPAGRSPRASRKRRSAWGIVRTLAIFTMVATCGALLAFPDIRAAAAAAWPAATPAQTFGSPRVLLLVMGSDRDYGTNGQRIDAPGRSDTMMLADLDLDGGKAHLISIPRDTEAEIPGRGMHKINAAYAFGGVDLSRRTVENLIGAKVDHTVAVNLDAFRDAVDALGGVDVTVEKPLRYTDHWANLEINIPAGPNHLDGEHAMQFVRFRHDAMADIGRVKRQQDFMRALREAMQKPSAIAQWPGVVRAVASHTETDLTPAQMIALGRFAKSLPKGSLVTETLPGAFHRSGWRPDKVAMKRLAFRS, from the coding sequence ATGCCGCGGCCGCTCGACCTTTTCGTCCCTTCCCGAACACTTAATACCACCGCCCATCAGCCTTGGCGGACTTCGCACGGAGAACTCGTAACGAAACGGCGGCCCGCCGGACGCTCGCCTCGCGCATCCCGGAAGCGCCGCTCCGCGTGGGGGATCGTCCGAACGCTGGCGATCTTCACGATGGTTGCGACGTGCGGCGCCCTGCTGGCGTTTCCCGATATCAGAGCCGCCGCCGCGGCCGCGTGGCCTGCCGCTACGCCCGCCCAGACGTTCGGAAGCCCCCGGGTTCTGCTCCTTGTGATGGGCTCCGACCGCGATTACGGGACCAACGGTCAACGCATCGATGCTCCGGGCAGGTCCGACACCATGATGCTGGCCGATCTCGACCTGGATGGCGGTAAAGCCCACCTGATCTCGATTCCCCGGGACACCGAAGCCGAAATCCCCGGCCGTGGCATGCACAAGATCAACGCCGCGTACGCATTTGGCGGCGTCGACCTTTCGCGGCGCACGGTGGAAAACCTCATCGGCGCCAAGGTGGACCATACGGTTGCCGTGAACCTGGACGCGTTCCGGGACGCGGTGGATGCCCTCGGCGGCGTGGACGTCACCGTGGAAAAACCGCTCCGGTATACAGACCACTGGGCCAATCTGGAGATCAATATCCCCGCCGGGCCGAACCACCTGGACGGCGAGCACGCTATGCAGTTCGTCCGATTCCGGCACGACGCCATGGCGGACATCGGCCGCGTGAAGAGGCAGCAGGATTTCATGCGCGCGCTCCGGGAAGCGATGCAGAAGCCATCCGCCATCGCCCAGTGGCCGGGCGTGGTGCGCGCCGTTGCGTCTCATACAGAAACCGATCTCACACCCGCGCAGATGATTGCCCTCGGACGGTTCGCCAAGTCCCTGCCGAAAGGCTCGCTCGTAACCGAGACGTTGCCGGGCGCGTTTCATCGCAGCGGATGGCGCCCGGACAAAGTCGCCATGAAACGCCTGGCCTTTCGGTCGTAG
- a CDS encoding glycosyltransferase family 9 protein, with protein MNVGLVRFVDRKIGVPLCCAAAFAQKVSPRRWLGRERAAQALTYPRKILMMKWVGFGNLILASPAVAAFREKFPDAEITFVTISANRGLLERYPMVDHVHYFNVTGLRSVVHETLRLLRFMYRERFDMVVDFEQFSRYSALIAGLGNAPVRVGFATAGQGRSGVYSHPVEYRDGVHMADVFCDLARAVGGVPRPEGLAEFSLSDADLLKAEAFLGAEGLLDRPFVVIHPGTGENAPQRRWPAERFAELADQIIQESGMAVVFSGSPREKELVDSVRGRMKSPASSTAGLLNLSAFAAVLQSAQMIVCADTGPVHLAAALQVPAVAFYGPNDPTLYGPVGAQNTVLYRNLPCSPCITNFNDKSTNCPHGECIQGITVEETYLAIQRRPVRRIPGGPSGTGSQRVV; from the coding sequence GTGAACGTGGGTCTGGTCCGCTTTGTGGACCGCAAAATCGGGGTCCCGCTCTGTTGCGCCGCAGCATTCGCGCAAAAAGTCTCGCCCAGGCGATGGCTTGGGCGGGAACGCGCCGCGCAGGCACTGACATATCCCCGCAAGATTTTGATGATGAAATGGGTGGGCTTCGGGAACCTCATCCTCGCCTCGCCAGCGGTTGCCGCGTTCCGCGAGAAGTTCCCCGATGCCGAGATCACATTCGTCACCATCTCCGCGAACCGCGGGCTCCTGGAACGCTACCCGATGGTGGACCACGTTCACTACTTCAACGTCACCGGCCTCCGCTCCGTCGTTCACGAAACCCTGCGACTCTTGCGCTTCATGTACCGCGAGCGCTTCGACATGGTTGTGGATTTTGAGCAGTTTTCCCGCTACTCCGCGCTGATCGCGGGCCTCGGCAACGCACCGGTGCGCGTGGGGTTCGCTACGGCGGGCCAGGGGCGTTCCGGCGTATACAGCCACCCGGTGGAATACCGCGACGGCGTGCATATGGCGGACGTGTTCTGTGATCTCGCGCGCGCCGTCGGCGGCGTCCCACGGCCGGAAGGTCTGGCGGAGTTCTCACTCAGCGACGCCGACCTGCTGAAAGCGGAAGCCTTCCTTGGCGCGGAGGGGCTGTTGGACAGGCCGTTTGTCGTGATCCACCCCGGAACGGGGGAAAACGCGCCGCAGAGACGCTGGCCCGCCGAGAGGTTCGCCGAACTGGCCGACCAGATTATCCAGGAATCCGGGATGGCCGTTGTCTTCAGCGGTTCGCCGCGGGAGAAAGAGCTTGTGGACTCGGTGCGCGGGCGCATGAAATCGCCGGCCTCCTCCACCGCCGGCCTCCTCAATCTGAGCGCGTTCGCGGCGGTTCTACAGAGCGCGCAAATGATAGTATGCGCCGACACCGGTCCGGTCCACCTTGCCGCGGCGCTCCAGGTGCCGGCGGTGGCGTTCTACGGGCCCAACGATCCCACGCTTTACGGCCCGGTTGGCGCGCAGAACACGGTGCTTTACAGGAACCTTCCCTGCAGCCCCTGTATTACGAATTTCAACGACAAGTCCACGAATTGCCCGCACGGAGAGTGCATTCAGGGCATCACGGTTGAGGAGACATATCTTGCGATCCAGCGACGCCCGGTCCGGAGAATCCCCGGCGGACCTTCCGGAACAGGTTCCCAGCGAGTGGTATGA
- a CDS encoding class I SAM-dependent methyltransferase, producing the protein MRSSDARSGESPADLPEQVPSEWYDRDYYLQNMEGGELFVSTGGRQITPRHAKLLSMTSIKPGQRVLDVGCGRGELVLQAGILGATAKGMDYSRDAIALANDALATYDDEFRARVSFSVGDAVELSLAGETFDRIFFIDVAEHLHQHELERTLNTLRTLLAPGGELIVHTAPNKLFYRYSYPVIRALYPVIRRVFPAAAALAATKPNWKGDRLPKNPEEGQGYNEHVHVNEQTPFTLKATLTKCEMTSEIRMVPFLRQVDGKALRTLYNILGMKPWSYVTSAEIVAICHAA; encoded by the coding sequence TTGCGATCCAGCGACGCCCGGTCCGGAGAATCCCCGGCGGACCTTCCGGAACAGGTTCCCAGCGAGTGGTATGACCGCGATTACTACCTCCAGAACATGGAGGGAGGAGAACTCTTCGTCTCCACCGGCGGCCGCCAGATAACCCCGCGGCACGCGAAACTCCTCTCCATGACGTCCATCAAGCCCGGCCAGCGCGTGTTGGATGTGGGCTGCGGTCGCGGCGAATTGGTCCTGCAGGCCGGTATTCTGGGCGCAACGGCAAAGGGAATGGACTACTCGCGAGACGCCATCGCCCTTGCCAACGATGCGCTTGCTACCTACGACGACGAGTTCCGCGCGCGCGTCTCTTTCAGCGTCGGCGACGCCGTGGAACTGAGCCTGGCGGGGGAGACTTTCGACCGGATATTCTTCATCGACGTAGCGGAGCACCTTCATCAGCACGAATTGGAGAGGACCCTCAACACGTTGAGGACGCTCCTGGCGCCCGGCGGCGAACTCATCGTTCACACGGCCCCCAACAAGCTGTTCTACAGGTACTCCTATCCCGTGATCCGCGCCCTCTATCCGGTCATCCGGCGCGTCTTCCCAGCGGCCGCGGCGCTCGCCGCCACCAAGCCCAACTGGAAAGGCGACCGCCTGCCGAAGAATCCCGAGGAAGGCCAGGGGTACAATGAGCACGTCCACGTCAATGAGCAAACGCCTTTCACGCTGAAAGCGACGTTGACCAAGTGCGAAATGACTTCGGAAATCCGGATGGTTCCGTTCCTCCGACAGGTGGACGGCAAGGCCCTGCGCACGCTCTACAACATCCTCGGCATGAAGCCTTGGTCCTATGTGACCAGCGCGGAGATTGTGGCCATCTGTCACGCCGCGTAG
- a CDS encoding glycosyltransferase family 39 protein has protein sequence MRSDPVPSPTPAISPKEWRNVALIWIGALLLWIPFYWHARPIALQDPDAQDYAQIARNVAEGKGFITSIMPLGGLEWMKQTGRLGQPWWNLHRFPLPSLIQAGLMKVVGPRDFAISLSSALFFFFAIPLVYLFARRMFSHRVALLSTFLFAFNGGQLGDSITGLTEPAALFFFLAALYLVLWPSRWWHIPLAGLITGLAFLNRYSVALYALPMLILIWKTHRRRPLAAALEFVVPAAAVAFPWLYRNYLLAGDPLFSLTTALMVRYMTAASPHTHDWYQFIYEKPAHFWMAHPGWTVKKWLIQTGDLWWNNIDSIGDLGKVFPFFVVSTLRPMVNEAQRLRRWLLGVFVLHFVTLGLLSNIPRYYAIFTPFLIIYAADALLWIWDQVRPGLSPSRASFAVFVTVPLLFGSLYIIGPPRRPREDRTWVEWKLNNQRWIHTSTPKGAIILSDVPWSVAWYGYRRSLPLPPTPADLPRFADYGVTPDGIYLKSPRKRMNVPDGWDEWRVVQFGRLPLPGYGPPHVFPDQSVYYARLR, from the coding sequence ATGCGATCCGACCCGGTACCATCACCCACGCCTGCGATATCCCCGAAAGAATGGCGAAACGTTGCGCTCATCTGGATCGGGGCCCTGCTGCTGTGGATTCCATTTTACTGGCACGCGCGCCCGATAGCCCTCCAGGATCCGGACGCCCAGGACTATGCTCAAATTGCCCGCAATGTGGCCGAGGGCAAGGGCTTCATCACCAGCATCATGCCGTTGGGCGGCCTCGAGTGGATGAAGCAGACCGGCCGCCTCGGTCAGCCATGGTGGAACCTCCACCGGTTTCCGCTGCCGTCCCTGATACAGGCCGGGTTGATGAAGGTCGTCGGCCCGCGCGATTTCGCAATCAGCCTGTCCTCGGCGCTGTTCTTTTTCTTCGCCATACCGCTGGTCTACCTGTTCGCGCGGAGGATGTTCTCACACCGGGTAGCGCTGCTGTCCACGTTTCTGTTCGCGTTCAACGGCGGGCAATTGGGCGATTCGATCACCGGGCTCACGGAACCCGCCGCACTGTTCTTCTTCCTCGCGGCGCTGTACCTGGTGCTATGGCCCTCGAGATGGTGGCACATACCGCTCGCCGGCCTCATCACCGGCCTGGCGTTTCTCAACCGCTACAGCGTCGCTTTGTATGCCCTGCCGATGCTGATTCTCATCTGGAAGACGCATCGCCGGCGTCCTCTGGCCGCCGCGCTGGAGTTCGTTGTCCCGGCCGCGGCGGTGGCGTTTCCCTGGCTGTACCGAAACTACCTTCTGGCGGGCGACCCGCTGTTCAGCCTTACAACGGCGTTGATGGTGCGATACATGACCGCCGCGAGCCCGCACACACACGACTGGTATCAGTTCATCTACGAGAAACCGGCGCATTTCTGGATGGCACACCCGGGTTGGACGGTTAAGAAGTGGTTGATCCAGACCGGCGACCTCTGGTGGAACAACATCGACAGCATCGGAGACCTTGGCAAGGTGTTTCCCTTCTTCGTCGTCAGCACACTGCGGCCTATGGTGAACGAGGCCCAGCGCCTGCGCCGATGGCTGCTGGGCGTCTTCGTTCTGCACTTCGTGACGCTTGGGCTCCTGTCCAACATCCCGCGCTACTACGCGATATTCACGCCGTTTCTCATCATCTACGCGGCGGACGCCCTCCTGTGGATATGGGACCAGGTGCGACCAGGCCTCTCGCCGTCCCGCGCGTCCTTTGCCGTCTTTGTCACGGTACCGCTGTTGTTTGGCTCTCTGTACATCATCGGCCCCCCGCGCCGACCCCGCGAGGACCGCACCTGGGTGGAATGGAAACTCAACAACCAGCGATGGATCCACACCTCAACGCCCAAGGGCGCCATCATACTGAGCGACGTCCCCTGGAGCGTGGCCTGGTACGGCTACCGGCGCAGTCTACCTCTACCGCCCACCCCCGCCGACCTGCCGCGGTTCGCCGATTATGGCGTGACCCCCGACGGCATTTACCTGAAATCCCCGCGAAAGCGCATGAATGTACCGGACGGATGGGACGAATGGCGTGTTGTACAATTTGGACGCCTGCCGCTGCCCGGCTATGGGCCGCCGCACGTGTTCCCGGACCAAAGCGTGTACTACGCTCGCCTGCGATGA
- a CDS encoding trypsin-like peptidase domain-containing protein, producing the protein MHKQDGFWQKPSNTVLMVISVLALGFSLVALFRRDAIETASAQQAAATTGKQRVALGVLQDGFVGIADAVEPSVVSIEATTRPDANATPDSGDNGDNSAPFQLPDPFGFFRNSPNQPSPQPQPRMGISTGSGVIVRVDGNTCYVLTNLHVVDGASKIQVILAGKDGEKVDGKVVGSDDKTDLALISMATPAGVTRANIPKLADSNKVKVGQWAIAIGNPLGVGETLTVGVISATGRELSGVEGFKDYRDMIQTDASINPGNSGGPLVDINGDVIGINTAIASPNRGGVGIGFAIPINVAKSILDQLISKGSVTRGYLGVAVSQMNRKLSPELKKYYGVEYGALVEQVNDNTPAAKAGVKPEDVITSWNGQKIADFDDLEAAVTSTPPGRQVDLVVVRGGKQVTLKVTTEKRKSEEELAKDINGAPSPGAADQPGKETKLATLGMSVSSLSPQDAQRLGLDAAIKGVLVTKWDLSGPAYEAGIPPGSVILRVGRTPTPTVSALMAAIKNVKPGEAIIMQVNAPSASGGRSTGIRTIKPEAK; encoded by the coding sequence ATGCACAAACAAGATGGGTTCTGGCAGAAGCCTTCCAACACAGTTTTGATGGTTATCAGTGTTTTGGCTTTGGGTTTCTCGCTCGTGGCGCTTTTCCGCCGTGACGCGATCGAAACCGCCTCGGCGCAGCAGGCGGCTGCAACCACCGGCAAGCAGCGCGTCGCCCTGGGCGTCCTGCAGGACGGTTTCGTGGGAATCGCCGATGCGGTGGAGCCGAGCGTGGTGAGCATCGAGGCGACGACGAGGCCGGATGCCAACGCCACCCCCGATTCCGGCGACAACGGGGACAACAGCGCCCCGTTCCAACTCCCGGACCCGTTCGGGTTTTTCCGAAACTCGCCTAATCAGCCCTCCCCCCAGCCGCAGCCCCGAATGGGCATCAGCACCGGCAGCGGCGTTATCGTGCGCGTGGACGGCAACACCTGCTACGTGCTGACAAACCTCCATGTGGTGGATGGCGCCAGCAAGATCCAGGTCATCCTGGCCGGCAAGGACGGCGAGAAGGTAGACGGCAAGGTCGTCGGTTCCGATGACAAGACCGACCTCGCGTTGATCAGCATGGCGACGCCGGCGGGCGTTACACGGGCCAATATCCCCAAGCTGGCGGACTCCAATAAGGTGAAGGTCGGCCAGTGGGCCATCGCCATCGGCAACCCGCTGGGCGTTGGCGAAACGCTGACGGTGGGCGTCATCAGCGCCACCGGGCGCGAATTGTCCGGCGTGGAAGGGTTCAAAGATTATCGCGACATGATCCAGACGGACGCCAGCATCAACCCCGGAAACTCCGGCGGACCGCTGGTGGACATCAACGGTGACGTGATCGGCATCAACACGGCCATCGCCAGCCCGAACCGCGGCGGCGTGGGCATCGGCTTCGCCATTCCAATCAACGTGGCCAAGAGCATTCTGGATCAGTTGATCTCCAAGGGCAGCGTAACGCGCGGCTACCTGGGCGTCGCTGTGAGCCAGATGAACCGCAAGCTCAGCCCTGAACTGAAGAAGTATTACGGCGTTGAGTATGGCGCGCTTGTGGAACAGGTGAACGACAACACCCCCGCCGCCAAGGCAGGCGTTAAGCCCGAGGACGTCATCACCTCCTGGAACGGTCAGAAGATCGCGGACTTCGACGACCTTGAGGCCGCCGTTACGTCCACGCCTCCCGGTCGCCAGGTGGATCTGGTGGTCGTGCGCGGCGGCAAGCAGGTCACGCTTAAGGTGACGACCGAGAAGCGCAAGTCGGAAGAGGAACTGGCCAAGGACATCAACGGCGCGCCGTCGCCCGGCGCCGCGGATCAGCCCGGCAAGGAGACCAAACTCGCCACGCTCGGCATGTCCGTAAGCTCATTGTCCCCGCAGGACGCGCAGCGCCTCGGCCTGGACGCGGCCATCAAGGGCGTGCTCGTCACGAAGTGGGACCTCAGCGGTCCCGCCTACGAAGCGGGCATCCCTCCGGGCAGCGTGATCCTTCGCGTCGGACGCACTCCCACGCCGACGGTTTCGGCCCTGATGGCCGCCATCAAGAACGTGAAGCCGGGCGAAGCGATCATCATGCAGGTGAACGCGCCCAGCGCCAGCGGCGGACGCAGCACCGGCATCCGGACGATCAAGCCCGAAGCGAAGTGA